In one Umezawaea sp. Da 62-37 genomic region, the following are encoded:
- the gabT gene encoding 4-aminobutyrate--2-oxoglutarate transaminase yields MTRLRTELPGPRSLELAARRKSTVASGVGSTLPVYIDSAEDGVLIDVDGNRLIDLGSGIAVTGVGNPAPAVAEAVHAQIDRFSHTCFMITPYEGYLEVCEQLNELTPGDHEKRSVLFNSGAEAVENAVKIARHATGRQAVVVFDHAYHGRTNLTMALTAKNMPYKHGFGPFAGEVYRVPMSYPYRDGGLSGAEAAARAIDLIEKQVGVDTAACVLIEPIQGEGGFIVPAPGFLPAVAEWCARTGALLVADEIQTGFCRTGSWFASDHEGVVPDVVTTAKGIAGGLPLAAVTGRAEVMDAVHVGGLGGTYGGNPVACAAALGAIRTMRERDLSAAARRIEEAVLPRLRALAEKTDLIGDIRGRGAMLAVEFTEQTPDVAGRVAKACHAAGVVVLTCGTHGNVIRFLPPLVIPDDLLAEGMDIFEQAILGVAK; encoded by the coding sequence ATGACGCGACTGCGCACCGAACTGCCCGGTCCCCGATCCCTCGAACTGGCCGCGCGCCGCAAGAGCACGGTGGCCTCCGGGGTGGGGTCGACCCTCCCGGTCTACATCGATTCCGCCGAGGACGGGGTGCTGATCGACGTCGACGGCAACCGGCTGATCGACCTCGGTTCCGGCATCGCCGTGACGGGCGTCGGCAACCCGGCGCCCGCGGTCGCCGAGGCCGTGCACGCGCAGATCGACAGGTTCAGCCACACCTGCTTCATGATCACGCCGTACGAGGGGTACCTGGAGGTCTGCGAGCAGCTCAACGAGCTGACGCCGGGCGATCACGAGAAGCGGTCGGTGCTGTTCAACTCCGGCGCGGAGGCGGTGGAGAACGCGGTCAAGATCGCCCGGCACGCCACCGGCCGCCAAGCGGTCGTCGTGTTCGACCACGCCTACCACGGCCGCACGAACCTCACGATGGCGCTGACCGCGAAGAACATGCCGTACAAGCACGGTTTCGGCCCGTTCGCGGGCGAGGTCTACCGGGTGCCGATGTCCTACCCCTACCGCGACGGCGGGCTCAGCGGCGCCGAGGCCGCGGCGCGCGCGATCGACCTGATCGAGAAGCAGGTCGGCGTCGACACCGCGGCGTGCGTGCTGATCGAGCCGATCCAGGGCGAGGGCGGGTTCATCGTGCCCGCGCCGGGGTTCCTGCCCGCCGTCGCCGAGTGGTGCGCGCGGACCGGCGCGCTGCTGGTCGCCGACGAGATCCAGACCGGCTTCTGCCGCACGGGCTCCTGGTTCGCCAGCGACCACGAGGGCGTGGTGCCCGACGTGGTCACCACGGCCAAGGGCATCGCGGGCGGTCTGCCGCTGGCCGCGGTGACCGGACGCGCGGAGGTGATGGACGCCGTGCACGTCGGAGGTCTCGGCGGCACCTACGGCGGCAACCCGGTCGCCTGCGCCGCGGCGCTGGGCGCGATCCGGACGATGCGCGAGCGCGACCTCTCCGCCGCCGCACGCCGCATCGAGGAAGCCGTGCTGCCGCGGTTGAGGGCGTTGGCGGAGAAGACCGATCTGATCGGCGACATCCGCGGCCGAGGCGCGATGCTCGCGGTGGAGTTCACCGAGCAGACGCCCGACGTCGCGGGCCGGGTCGCGAAGGCCTGCCACGCCGCCGGTGTGGTCGTGCTGACCTGCGGCACCCACGGCAACGTGATCCGCTTCCTGCCCCCGCTGGTCATCCCGGACGACCTGCTGGCCGAGGGCATGGACATCTTCGAACAGGCGATCCTCGGAGTGGCGAAGTGA
- a CDS encoding aldehyde dehydrogenase family protein — protein sequence MTTPYWVAGTATTSDTELAVHSPFDGALAGTTSQASAEDVERAVAAAEAVAPELAVLPAHARAAALDHVSRRLAERADEIAALITAESGKPVKWARVEVTRAVSTFRWAAEEARRFSGELQRLDTDPAAGGRMALVRRVPRGPVLGIAPFNFPLNLVAHKVAPAIAVGAPIILKPAPATPLVALLLGELLAETDLPAGAWSVLPVPNEVAAELVADPRLPVVSFTGSGPVGYGIQDRVPRKHVTLELGGNAAVVVCPDWTDLDWAAQRIATFAMYQGGQSCISVQRVYAHRDVYDEVAAAVVAHVRKLGTGDPAQPGTDVGPLINLPAAERVEAWVAEAVAAGADLLTGGGRDGSTVAPTVLAGVPEDAKVVAEEVFGPVVVLQAVDSVEEAFDRVNASRFGLQAGVFTHDVRIAFRASAKLAVGGVIVGDVPSFRADQMPYGGTKESGTGREGLKSAMEDLTEQRVLVLTGLTF from the coding sequence GTGACGACCCCCTACTGGGTCGCGGGTACCGCGACCACGAGCGACACCGAACTCGCCGTGCACAGCCCGTTCGACGGGGCCCTGGCGGGCACGACGTCCCAGGCGAGCGCGGAGGACGTGGAACGCGCGGTGGCCGCCGCCGAGGCGGTCGCGCCGGAACTGGCCGTGCTGCCCGCGCACGCCCGCGCCGCCGCGCTGGACCACGTCTCGCGCAGGCTGGCCGAGCGCGCCGACGAGATCGCCGCGCTGATCACCGCGGAGTCCGGCAAGCCGGTGAAGTGGGCGCGCGTCGAGGTGACCAGGGCGGTCTCCACGTTCCGCTGGGCGGCCGAGGAGGCGCGGCGGTTCTCCGGCGAACTCCAGCGGCTGGACACCGACCCGGCCGCGGGCGGGCGGATGGCCCTGGTGCGCCGGGTGCCGCGCGGGCCGGTGCTGGGCATCGCGCCGTTCAACTTCCCGCTGAACCTGGTGGCGCACAAGGTCGCCCCGGCCATCGCGGTCGGCGCGCCCATCATCCTCAAGCCCGCGCCCGCCACCCCGTTGGTCGCCCTGCTGCTGGGTGAACTGCTGGCCGAGACGGACCTGCCCGCGGGCGCGTGGTCGGTGCTTCCGGTGCCGAACGAGGTCGCGGCCGAACTGGTCGCCGACCCGCGGCTGCCGGTCGTGTCGTTCACCGGCTCCGGCCCGGTCGGCTACGGCATCCAGGACCGCGTGCCGCGCAAGCACGTGACGCTGGAACTGGGCGGCAACGCGGCGGTCGTCGTCTGTCCCGATTGGACGGACCTGGACTGGGCGGCGCAGCGGATCGCCACGTTCGCGATGTACCAGGGCGGCCAGTCGTGCATCTCGGTGCAGCGGGTCTACGCGCACCGCGACGTGTACGACGAGGTGGCCGCGGCCGTGGTGGCGCACGTGCGCAAGCTCGGCACCGGCGACCCCGCGCAACCCGGCACCGACGTCGGGCCGCTGATCAACCTGCCCGCCGCCGAACGGGTCGAGGCCTGGGTCGCCGAGGCCGTCGCCGCAGGTGCGGACCTGTTGACCGGCGGCGGACGGGACGGTTCGACGGTCGCGCCCACGGTGCTCGCGGGCGTGCCGGAGGACGCCAAGGTCGTGGCCGAGGAGGTGTTCGGGCCGGTCGTGGTGCTCCAGGCGGTCGACAGCGTCGAGGAGGCGTTCGACCGGGTCAACGCGTCCCGCTTCGGCCTCCAGGCCGGGGTGTTCACCCACGACGTGCGGATCGCGTTCCGGGCGTCGGCGAAGCTCGCCGTCGGCGGCGTGATCGTCGGCGACGTGCCGAGCTTCCGCGCCGACCAGATGCCCTACGGCGGGACGAAGGAGTCCGGGACGGGCCGCGAAGGCCTGAAGTCGGCCATGGAGGACCTGACTGAGCAGCGCGTTCTCGTGCTCACCGGACTCACCTTCTGA